One segment of Nocardioides sp. QY071 DNA contains the following:
- the hisS gene encoding histidine--tRNA ligase: MAKPTPLSGFPELLPAQRYVEQQVIATLAHTFELHGFANIETRAVEPLDQLLRKGDTSKEVYVLRRLQAAEDGSASDRDKGIGLHFDLTVPFARFVLENAGKLEFPFRRYQIQKVWRGERPQEGRFREFTQADIDIVGRDTLPFHHDVEVARVMLEALGKLAHPDSIGLPGFRLQVNNRKLIQGFYAGLGVSGDGIDEVMRLVDKLDKLPADKVRELLLAEAGVSEEQADKALALATIKAVDDSFVQRVRDLGVSHELLDEGLDELATLVRACAPLATDRARIEADLSIARGLDYYTGTVFETRLDGYESLGSICSGGRYDALASDGRTTYPGVGISLGLSRLLVTLVQRGALTADRSVPSVVLVAVTDEESRADADEIATALRARAISCEVAPTAAKFGKQIRHAERRGIPYVWFRQADGTSEVKDIRSGNQVAADPATWQPPTEDLRPQVITIDEGESK, encoded by the coding sequence ATGGCCAAGCCCACGCCGCTGAGCGGCTTCCCCGAGCTCCTGCCTGCCCAGCGCTACGTCGAGCAGCAGGTGATCGCGACCCTCGCGCACACCTTCGAGCTGCACGGGTTCGCCAACATCGAGACCCGGGCCGTGGAGCCGCTCGACCAGCTGCTGCGCAAGGGCGACACCTCCAAGGAGGTCTACGTCCTGCGGCGCTTGCAGGCAGCGGAGGACGGCTCCGCCAGTGACAGAGACAAGGGGATCGGGCTCCACTTCGACCTGACCGTCCCCTTCGCGCGCTTCGTGCTCGAGAACGCCGGCAAGCTCGAGTTCCCGTTCCGCCGCTACCAGATCCAGAAGGTGTGGCGCGGCGAGCGGCCCCAGGAGGGCCGCTTCCGCGAGTTCACCCAGGCCGACATCGACATCGTCGGGCGCGACACGCTCCCGTTCCACCACGACGTCGAGGTCGCGCGGGTGATGCTCGAGGCGCTCGGCAAGCTGGCCCACCCGGATTCGATCGGTCTGCCCGGCTTCCGGCTCCAGGTCAACAACCGCAAGCTGATCCAGGGCTTCTACGCCGGCCTCGGCGTGTCGGGCGACGGCATCGACGAGGTCATGCGCCTGGTCGACAAGCTCGACAAGCTGCCGGCCGACAAGGTCCGCGAGCTGCTGCTGGCCGAGGCCGGGGTCAGCGAGGAGCAGGCCGACAAGGCCCTCGCCCTGGCCACCATCAAGGCGGTCGACGACTCCTTCGTCCAGCGGGTCCGCGACCTCGGCGTCAGCCACGAGCTGCTCGACGAGGGCCTCGACGAGCTCGCCACCCTGGTCCGCGCCTGCGCGCCGCTCGCCACCGACCGCGCCCGCATCGAGGCCGACCTGTCCATCGCCCGGGGACTGGACTACTACACCGGCACCGTCTTCGAGACCCGCCTCGACGGCTACGAGTCGCTCGGCTCGATCTGCTCCGGGGGCCGGTACGACGCCCTCGCCTCCGACGGGCGTACGACCTACCCCGGCGTCGGCATCTCGCTCGGCCTCAGCCGGCTCCTCGTGACGCTCGTCCAGCGCGGGGCTCTCACCGCCGACCGCTCCGTGCCGAGCGTGGTCCTGGTCGCGGTCACCGACGAGGAGTCCCGCGCCGACGCCGACGAGATCGCCACCGCCCTGCGAGCCCGCGCCATCTCGTGCGAGGTCGCGCCCACCGCCGCGAAGTTCGGCAAGCAGATCCGCCACGCCGAGCGGCGCGGCATCCCGTACGTCTGGTTCCGCCAGGCCGACGGCACGAGCGAGGTCAAGGACATCCGCTCCGGAAACCAGGTCGCCGCCGATCCGGCGACGTGGCAGCCTCCGACCGAGGACCTGCGACCGCAGGTCATCACCATCGATGAAGGGGAATCCAAGTGA
- the aspS gene encoding aspartate--tRNA ligase, whose translation MIRTHVAGDLTVPANVGKTVTLTGWVASRRDHGGVAFIDLRDASGVVQVVIRDPEVAHPLRSEFCLKVTGEVVERTEGNINPNLPTGHYEVVASDVEVLSAAAPLPFPISDHVDVGEEVRLKHRYLDLRRGAPGSAIRLRSNVNKAARDVLAGHDFVEIETPTLTRSTPEGARDFLVPARLQPGSWYALPQSPQLFKQLLMVAGMERYYQIARCYRDEDFRADRQPEFTQLDIEMSFVTQDDVIALGEQIVAALWKLIGYDVPLPLPRMTYADAMARYGSDKPDLRMGLELVECTDYFKDTPFRVFQAPYVGAVVMPGGASQPRKQLDAWQEWAKQRGAKGLAYVLVQEDGELGGPVAKNITDEEKAGLAAHVGAQPGDCIFFAAGAVKSSRALLGAARLEIGRRGGLLDEDAWSFLWVVDAPLFEPADEATAAGDVAVGGGAWTAVHHAFTSPQDLEAFDTDPGNALAWAYDIVCNGNEIGGGSIRIHREDIQKRVFEVMGIGEAEAEEKFGFLLEAFKFGAPPHGGIAFGWDRVVALLAGTDSIRDVIAFPKTGGGYDPLTAAPAPITPEQRKEAGVDARPTEENKG comes from the coding sequence GTGATCCGCACCCATGTCGCCGGCGACCTGACCGTGCCTGCGAACGTCGGCAAGACCGTCACCCTCACCGGGTGGGTGGCCAGCCGGCGCGATCACGGCGGTGTGGCCTTCATCGACCTGCGCGACGCCTCGGGCGTGGTCCAGGTCGTCATCCGCGACCCCGAGGTGGCGCACCCGCTGCGCAGCGAGTTCTGCCTGAAGGTCACCGGTGAGGTGGTCGAGCGCACCGAGGGCAACATCAACCCCAACCTGCCGACCGGCCACTACGAAGTCGTCGCGAGCGACGTCGAGGTGCTCAGCGCCGCCGCGCCGCTGCCGTTCCCGATCAGCGACCACGTCGACGTGGGGGAGGAGGTGCGCCTCAAGCACCGCTACCTCGACCTGCGGCGCGGCGCCCCGGGCAGCGCGATCCGGTTGCGCAGCAACGTCAACAAGGCCGCCCGCGACGTGCTGGCCGGCCACGACTTCGTCGAGATCGAGACGCCGACGCTGACGCGCAGCACGCCCGAGGGCGCCCGCGACTTCCTGGTGCCCGCGCGCCTGCAGCCCGGCAGCTGGTACGCCCTGCCGCAGAGCCCCCAGCTGTTCAAGCAGCTGCTCATGGTCGCCGGCATGGAGCGCTACTACCAGATCGCGCGCTGCTACCGCGACGAGGACTTCCGCGCCGACCGCCAGCCCGAGTTCACCCAGCTCGACATCGAGATGAGCTTCGTGACCCAGGACGACGTGATCGCCCTCGGCGAGCAGATCGTCGCAGCGCTGTGGAAGCTGATCGGCTACGACGTCCCGCTACCCCTGCCGCGGATGACGTACGCCGACGCGATGGCCCGCTACGGCTCCGACAAGCCCGACCTGCGGATGGGCCTCGAGCTCGTCGAGTGCACCGACTACTTCAAGGACACCCCGTTCCGCGTCTTCCAGGCGCCGTACGTCGGTGCCGTGGTGATGCCGGGCGGCGCGAGCCAGCCCCGCAAGCAGCTCGACGCCTGGCAGGAGTGGGCCAAGCAGCGCGGTGCCAAGGGCCTGGCGTACGTCCTGGTCCAGGAGGACGGCGAGCTCGGCGGTCCGGTGGCCAAGAACATCACCGACGAGGAGAAGGCCGGCCTGGCCGCCCACGTCGGCGCGCAGCCCGGCGACTGCATCTTCTTCGCGGCGGGTGCGGTGAAGTCCAGCCGTGCCCTGCTCGGCGCCGCCCGGCTCGAGATCGGCCGCCGTGGCGGCCTGCTCGACGAGGACGCGTGGAGCTTCCTGTGGGTCGTCGACGCGCCGCTGTTCGAGCCCGCCGACGAGGCCACCGCCGCCGGTGACGTCGCGGTCGGCGGAGGAGCGTGGACCGCCGTCCACCACGCCTTCACCAGCCCGCAGGACCTCGAGGCCTTCGACACCGACCCCGGCAACGCGCTGGCGTGGGCCTACGACATCGTCTGCAACGGCAACGAGATCGGCGGCGGCTCGATCCGTATCCACCGCGAGGACATCCAGAAGCGGGTCTTCGAGGTGATGGGGATCGGCGAGGCCGAGGCCGAGGAGAAGTTCGGCTTCCTGCTCGAGGCGTTCAAGTTCGGCGCGCCCCCGCACGGCGGCATCGCGTTCGGCTGGGACCGGGTGGTCGCTCTGCTGGCCGGCACGGACTCCATCCGCGACGTCATCGCCTTCCCGAAGACCGGTGGCGGCTACGACCCGTTGACCGCCGCTCCCGCGCCGATCACGCCGGAGCAGCGGAAGGAAGCCGGTGTGGATGCCCGTCCGACGGAGGAAAACAAGGGCTGA